The following are encoded in a window of Ignicoccus islandicus DSM 13165 genomic DNA:
- a CDS encoding 4-phosphopantoate--beta-alanine ligase, translating to MVVPPDHPRYYSLLYRERLIEKFKEGIVVAQGLIAHGRGEAFDYILGERTVPSALKAEKAAAALLKLAKRPVVSVNGNVAALVPRELVKLSEALGCPLEVNLFYRSEERAKKIAELLEAHGAREVLWVPEEELPNLSSERRKVSKRGIATADVVLVALEDGDRTEALKKLGKKVIAIDLNPFSRTARSADISIIDNVIRAIPNIIKFVKEISYEEAKKVLEEYDNSLTLKESVKEIREWLDKMIEEM from the coding sequence TTGGTAGTCCCACCCGATCACCCACGCTATTACTCCCTCTTATATAGGGAGAGGTTGATAGAGAAGTTCAAAGAAGGAATAGTGGTGGCACAAGGTCTAATAGCCCACGGGAGAGGCGAAGCGTTCGATTACATACTAGGCGAGAGAACCGTTCCCAGCGCGTTAAAGGCGGAAAAGGCAGCTGCTGCCCTATTGAAGCTGGCTAAGAGACCGGTTGTGAGCGTTAACGGTAACGTTGCTGCCCTGGTACCGAGGGAATTGGTCAAGCTATCTGAGGCCTTGGGGTGCCCACTCGAGGTGAACCTCTTCTACAGATCCGAAGAGAGGGCCAAGAAAATAGCGGAGTTGCTTGAGGCCCATGGCGCAAGGGAAGTCCTTTGGGTCCCTGAGGAGGAGCTACCGAACCTCAGTAGCGAGAGGAGGAAGGTGTCCAAGAGAGGGATCGCAACGGCTGACGTAGTGCTCGTAGCCCTAGAGGACGGGGACCGGACGGAAGCCTTGAAGAAGTTGGGGAAGAAGGTAATAGCCATAGATCTAAACCCCTTCTCTAGGACCGCTAGAAGCGCAGACATATCGATTATCGATAACGTAATAAGAGCCATTCCAAACATAATTAAGTTCGTAAAAGAAATTAGCTACGAGGAAGCTAAGAAGGTATTAGAGGAATACGATAACTCCCTTACTTTAAAGGAATCAGTTAAGGAAATACGTGAGTGGCTGGATAAGATGATAGAGGAGATGTAA
- the lysX gene encoding lysine biosynthesis protein LysX has protein sequence MKVALAFDHPRWEEKHILEVITSMGYKAVPIPLRSTSLDLSKPKLDANVVIQRAISSVRAITSTSYFAAAGVPVVNSLFTQLICDNKVLTDMALSRAGVPRPRTIVAYSEEEAMKAAEELGYPVVVKPIQGSWGRLQALAKDPDTLLTVLEFREAMPSPQFKVHYIQEFVKKPNRDIRAFVVGGSVRTAIYRISSNWRTNTALGGKAEPAKIDSELEEIVLRAAGAVGGGVLGVDVVEDPERGYLVLEVNSNVDFKNTYRVTGHDLAKDIVEYAVNLAKM, from the coding sequence ATGAAAGTAGCTCTGGCCTTCGATCACCCCAGATGGGAAGAGAAACACATACTTGAAGTAATAACTAGTATGGGCTACAAGGCCGTCCCAATCCCACTGAGATCTACCTCCCTAGACCTATCTAAGCCGAAGCTCGATGCGAACGTAGTAATTCAAAGGGCGATCAGCAGCGTTAGAGCTATTACTTCAACTTCTTACTTTGCAGCCGCAGGAGTTCCAGTGGTTAATTCTCTGTTTACCCAATTAATTTGCGATAACAAGGTACTAACTGATATGGCCTTGTCCAGGGCCGGCGTTCCGAGACCGAGGACTATAGTGGCTTACAGCGAAGAGGAGGCCATGAAGGCCGCGGAGGAACTGGGTTATCCGGTAGTGGTAAAGCCTATACAAGGGAGCTGGGGGAGGCTTCAAGCGTTAGCCAAGGACCCCGATACCCTCTTGACGGTGCTCGAGTTCAGGGAAGCCATGCCTAGTCCGCAATTCAAGGTTCATTACATACAAGAATTCGTCAAGAAACCAAATAGGGACATAAGGGCCTTCGTAGTAGGAGGCTCAGTTAGGACAGCAATATATAGGATCTCCTCCAATTGGAGGACTAACACAGCGCTGGGAGGTAAGGCCGAGCCGGCGAAAATAGATAGCGAATTGGAAGAGATAGTATTGAGGGCAGCTGGAGCGGTTGGAGGAGGAGTTCTCGGGGTGGACGTGGTTGAGGATCCCGAAAGAGGCTACCTAGTGCTCGAGGTTAATTCTAACGTAGATTTCAAGAACACGTATAGGGTAACTGGTCACGATTTGGCGAAAGACATAGTTGAATATGCAGTTAACTTAGCTAAGATGTGA
- a CDS encoding metallophosphoesterase family protein, with translation MNLEDLPTDSLSEFLAATETLSCSDLGELLEQGISLLDPKPQELDPSKPALFHGDLHGDIETPFEVWRKVGDIKGFNLIFLGDYVDRGPNQIETLLLVLSLKAKRPEEVAVLRGNHEPPRNLIPSPHDYPIELRERCGDEMELYELSLKLFDRMPLFAIYGRYLGVHGGPPFRKGCKGISCLDQPDLEAVLWSDPDELLGEEICAYEDPLEKCIERNYYRGAGYIWGAGATREFLEATGFEKIVRGHTAVNGIAFTHRNRVITLFTRRGPPYYNERAAALLVKGEEKAVLV, from the coding sequence TTGAACCTAGAGGACCTCCCAACTGACTCACTGAGCGAATTCCTGGCAGCAACGGAAACTTTAAGCTGTTCTGATCTGGGCGAGCTCCTAGAACAAGGGATATCACTGCTGGATCCCAAGCCCCAAGAGCTGGACCCATCGAAGCCCGCGCTCTTTCACGGAGATCTACATGGCGATATAGAAACTCCTTTTGAGGTATGGAGGAAAGTTGGCGATATCAAAGGCTTTAACTTGATATTCCTTGGAGATTACGTCGATAGGGGTCCCAATCAAATAGAGACCCTCCTATTGGTTCTATCTCTAAAGGCAAAGAGGCCGGAAGAGGTCGCCGTATTAAGGGGTAATCACGAGCCTCCGAGGAACCTCATACCTTCCCCTCACGATTACCCAATAGAGCTAAGGGAGAGGTGTGGGGACGAAATGGAACTATACGAACTTTCCCTGAAGCTCTTCGATAGGATGCCGTTGTTCGCTATTTACGGACGATATCTAGGCGTACACGGAGGCCCTCCCTTTAGGAAGGGTTGCAAGGGTATTTCGTGTTTAGATCAGCCCGACCTAGAAGCTGTGCTTTGGAGCGATCCGGACGAGCTCTTAGGAGAGGAGATATGCGCCTACGAGGATCCCTTGGAGAAATGTATTGAAAGGAATTACTATAGAGGCGCCGGTTACATATGGGGCGCTGGGGCAACGAGGGAGTTCCTAGAGGCGACCGGCTTTGAGAAAATAGTAAGGGGTCACACTGCGGTCAATGGAATAGCGTTCACCCATAGGAATAGGGTGATAACGCTATTCACTAGGAGAGGTCCTCCGTACTACAACGAGAGGGCGGCGGCACTGCTCGTTAAAGGCGAAGAGAAGGCAGTGTTGGTTTGA
- a CDS encoding MoaD/ThiS family protein, which translates to MKVKFYAYLRESLGSEDQFECNCSTAEELFLELLKRYPVLKEERKRYEESGLDLGVLINGRDWRHLKEINSAEVKVSVFPPAAGG; encoded by the coding sequence GTGAAGGTGAAGTTCTACGCTTACCTTCGCGAGAGCTTGGGTTCGGAGGACCAATTCGAGTGCAACTGCTCGACGGCAGAGGAATTGTTTCTCGAGCTCTTGAAGAGGTACCCCGTTTTGAAGGAAGAGAGGAAGCGGTACGAGGAGAGCGGCTTGGACTTGGGCGTCCTAATTAACGGTAGAGATTGGAGACACTTAAAGGAGATTAATTCCGCTGAAGTTAAGGTCTCCGTCTTCCCTCCCGCTGCCGGAGGTTAA
- a CDS encoding radical SAM/SPASM domain-containing protein — translation MGMNGILTGIRMAFNNPIMKKILSDVVREVECNYNGEKVRMKVSDYVMLKYAGEKVNCGIREEIVYKTLAGVFDLSLRIFKGNREEVVEAFRDPAVRRGLTLVFEGLAKYGVTVPQRLPAPFLIVWNFTNMCNLRCKHCYQRADKPLPDELTLEEKLAVVEDLDRAGVAAVALSGGEPTIHPHFFRIVEELSSRGIYVAVATNGWLFSEKKYLAKAKEKGVRYVEVSVDSADPRKHDDFRGVPGSWKKAVQALRNAVELKVNHAMAVTITRNNLDEVDDILNLAEELGIWRVVFFNFVPVGRGKEIIDLDLTPEEREGFMRKIAKEMVRRKLEIYTTAPQYSRVTMEVLGITTPTHFSAPINSGYNKLVSALAEFIGGCGAGRIYAALEPNGDVTPCVFLPIVVGNVRRKSFREIWETSDLFLKLRDRSNLAENCKSCPYREVCGGCRARAYAYFNDPLGPDPGCIINKKWFESLKREAAIAQ, via the coding sequence ATGGGGATGAACGGGATACTAACCGGCATAAGGATGGCCTTCAATAATCCTATAATGAAAAAGATATTGAGCGACGTAGTTAGGGAAGTCGAATGTAACTACAACGGAGAAAAGGTGAGGATGAAGGTCTCAGATTACGTAATGTTGAAGTACGCCGGCGAAAAGGTTAACTGCGGGATAAGGGAGGAAATAGTTTACAAGACGTTAGCTGGAGTGTTCGACCTCTCTTTAAGGATCTTCAAGGGAAATAGGGAGGAGGTAGTTGAAGCGTTCCGAGACCCGGCGGTTAGGAGGGGCTTAACCCTCGTATTCGAAGGTTTGGCCAAGTACGGGGTAACTGTTCCCCAGAGGCTTCCCGCGCCCTTCTTAATTGTATGGAACTTCACTAACATGTGTAACTTGAGGTGCAAGCACTGCTACCAAAGGGCAGATAAGCCGTTACCGGACGAGCTTACCCTAGAGGAGAAACTCGCTGTAGTAGAGGACCTAGATAGGGCTGGGGTGGCTGCAGTCGCCCTCAGCGGAGGGGAGCCTACAATACATCCCCATTTCTTCAGAATAGTTGAAGAGCTGTCCTCTAGGGGAATCTACGTTGCCGTAGCAACCAACGGGTGGTTATTTTCGGAAAAGAAGTACCTCGCCAAGGCTAAGGAGAAGGGAGTTAGGTACGTAGAAGTGAGCGTTGACTCCGCCGATCCCCGAAAGCACGACGATTTCCGGGGAGTTCCCGGCTCTTGGAAGAAGGCCGTTCAAGCGTTAAGGAACGCTGTGGAACTAAAAGTGAACCACGCAATGGCAGTTACTATCACTAGGAACAACTTAGATGAGGTGGACGATATACTGAACTTGGCGGAAGAGCTTGGAATTTGGAGAGTTGTCTTCTTCAATTTCGTGCCCGTTGGAAGAGGTAAGGAAATAATTGACTTAGATCTAACTCCCGAAGAAAGAGAGGGGTTCATGAGGAAAATAGCAAAGGAGATGGTTAGGAGGAAGCTCGAGATATACACGACGGCTCCGCAATACAGCAGAGTCACAATGGAGGTCTTGGGAATAACGACCCCTACCCACTTCTCTGCCCCCATAAACAGCGGCTACAACAAGCTGGTCTCGGCTTTGGCCGAGTTCATAGGAGGATGCGGGGCTGGCAGGATATACGCGGCCTTGGAACCCAATGGGGACGTCACGCCTTGCGTTTTCCTACCCATAGTGGTCGGTAACGTGAGGCGGAAGAGCTTCAGGGAGATATGGGAGACGAGCGACCTCTTCCTTAAGCTTCGGGACAGGAGCAACTTAGCAGAGAACTGCAAGAGTTGTCCATATAGAGAGGTTTGCGGGGGCTGCAGAGCTAGGGCTTACGCTTACTTCAACGACCCCTTGGGCCCCGATCCCGGATGCATTATAAACAAGAAGTGGTTCGAATCGTTGAAGAGGGAGGCTGCAATTGCCCAATGA